From Quercus lobata isolate SW786 chromosome 1, ValleyOak3.0 Primary Assembly, whole genome shotgun sequence, one genomic window encodes:
- the LOC115971906 gene encoding uncharacterized protein LOC115971906 isoform X1: protein MSQYSVLCLIRIYLAPPLSQIHSILNALYFSFVSTYFYSTTRTTLLSLSLSLNPCCTTLVYYFLQQKVTVKAKFSTTVTLSFVQFFVGTISSQAQTENSVVAADNIKEASSNNTVSEQLIPSKRTIPKKKSNGGPKQTSPRKRTGKKDRHSKICTAQGPRDRRMRLSLQIARKFFDLQDMLGFDKASKTIEWLFSKSKTAIKELTESTMSQVKQFSCSDVAKSTVSFTSESEVVSENLEIVDDGEFVNRLARVKKNRKIHRVARDSRDKARERARERTREKMIIRGLEKSKQSSEASPSNLGQVWSSTPLETGEKACFCSQEMKSSLGMMPEVEEPSNNNHLLEHQINSVSINEKILGIVGHNVTVSSGGNFAEDFPGFPVNWNSKNANMQSFCCRTTSMAVEPSTGDVPVKLPSAIVTATSKPQEMKPTSIFTTTFNAQEQMLSSIFMTTPNTTPEQSPSSYFITSSNSQHQNPTSNLLATSNNSLQSHCLENQFF from the exons ATGTCGCAATACTCGGTTTTGTGCTTAATTCGTATCTATCTAGCTCCCCCACTTTCACAGATCCATAGCATCCTCAACGCCCTATATTTCTCTTTCGTATCCACTTACTTCTACAGTACCACTCGCACTACCTTGCtatccctttctctctctctcaatccatGCTGCACCACACTAGTTTATTACTTTTTGCAACAAAAGGTCACGGTGAAAGCAAAGTTCTCAACAACAGTAACTCTCTCATTTGTG CAATTCTTTGTAGGTACCATTTCTTCTCAAGCTCAGACTGAAAATAGTGTTGTAGCTGCAGATAACATTAAGGAAGCGAGTAGCAACAACACAGTCTCCGAGCAGCTGATTCCTTCTAAAAGAACAATTCCAAAGAAGAAAAGCAATGGTGGTCCAAAACAGACAAGCCCCAGAAAGAGGACTGGTAAGAAGGACAGGCACAGCAAGATCTGTACTGCTCAAGGTCCTAGAGATCGCAGAATGAGGTTGTCCCTTCAGATTGCGCGTAAGTTCTTTGATCTTCAAGACATGTTAGGCTTTGATAAAGCAAGCAAAACCATTGAATGGCTGTTTTCTAAGTCCAAGACTGCAATCAAGGAACTCACAGAAAGTACTATGTCACAAGTGAAGCAATTTAGTTGCAGTGATGTTGCTAAGAGTACTGTCTCATTTACATCAGAAAGTGAAGTGGTTTCAGAAAATTTGGAGATTGTGGAtgatggtgaatttgtcaatcGCTTAGCCAGAGtgaaaaagaacagaaaaatacATAGAGTTGCAAGGGATTCCAGGGACAAAGCAAGAGAAAGAGCAAGGGAGAGAACAAGGGAAAAAATGATAATCAGAGGCCTTGAGAAATCTAAACAAAGTTCTGAAGCAAGCCCAAGTAATTTGGGACAGGTATGGTCTTCTACTCCCCTTGAGACTGGTGAGAAAGCATGTTTCTGTAGCCAAGAAATGAAATCTTCTCTGGGAATGATGCCTGAGGTTGAAGAGCCTAGCAACAACAATCACTTGCTAGAGCATCAAATCAATTCTGTAAGCATCAATGAGAAAATTTTGGGCATTGTGGGGCACAATGTCACAGTCTCAAGTGGGGGGAATTTCGCAGAAGATTTTCCGGGATTTCCTGTGAATTGGAACAGCAAAAATGCCAATATGCAGTCCTTTTGCTGCAGAACAACAAGCATGGCGGTGGAGCCATCCACAGGTGATGTACCAGTAAAACTCCCTAGTGCAATTGTCACAGCCACCTCGAAACCTCAAGAAATGAAGCCTACTTCGATTTTCACAACTACCTTCAATGCCCAAGAACAAATGCTTAGTTCAATTTTCATGACCACCCCAAACACTACCCCAGAGCAAAGCCCTAGTTCATATTTCATTACCTCTTCAAATTCTCAACATCAAAACCCTACTTCAAACCTTTTGGCTACCTCAAATAATTCTTTGCAATCTCATTGTCTAGAAAACCAATTCTTTTGA
- the LOC115971906 gene encoding uncharacterized protein LOC115971906 isoform X3, whose product MLHHTSLLLFATKGHGESKVLNNSNSLICGTISSQAQTENSVVAADNIKEASSNNTVSEQLIPSKRTIPKKKSNGGPKQTSPRKRTGKKDRHSKICTAQGPRDRRMRLSLQIARKFFDLQDMLGFDKASKTIEWLFSKSKTAIKELTESTMSQVKQFSCSDVAKSTVSFTSESEVVSENLEIVDDGEFVNRLARVKKNRKIHRVARDSRDKARERARERTREKMIIRGLEKSKQSSEASPSNLGQVWSSTPLETGEKACFCSQEMKSSLGMMPEVEEPSNNNHLLEHQINSVSINEKILGIVGHNVTVSSGGNFAEDFPGFPVNWNSKNANMQSFCCRTTSMAVEPSTGDVPVKLPSAIVTATSKPQEMKPTSIFTTTFNAQEQMLSSIFMTTPNTTPEQSPSSYFITSSNSQHQNPTSNLLATSNNSLQSHCLENQFF is encoded by the exons atGCTGCACCACACTAGTTTATTACTTTTTGCAACAAAAGGTCACGGTGAAAGCAAAGTTCTCAACAACAGTAACTCTCTCATTTGTG GTACCATTTCTTCTCAAGCTCAGACTGAAAATAGTGTTGTAGCTGCAGATAACATTAAGGAAGCGAGTAGCAACAACACAGTCTCCGAGCAGCTGATTCCTTCTAAAAGAACAATTCCAAAGAAGAAAAGCAATGGTGGTCCAAAACAGACAAGCCCCAGAAAGAGGACTGGTAAGAAGGACAGGCACAGCAAGATCTGTACTGCTCAAGGTCCTAGAGATCGCAGAATGAGGTTGTCCCTTCAGATTGCGCGTAAGTTCTTTGATCTTCAAGACATGTTAGGCTTTGATAAAGCAAGCAAAACCATTGAATGGCTGTTTTCTAAGTCCAAGACTGCAATCAAGGAACTCACAGAAAGTACTATGTCACAAGTGAAGCAATTTAGTTGCAGTGATGTTGCTAAGAGTACTGTCTCATTTACATCAGAAAGTGAAGTGGTTTCAGAAAATTTGGAGATTGTGGAtgatggtgaatttgtcaatcGCTTAGCCAGAGtgaaaaagaacagaaaaatacATAGAGTTGCAAGGGATTCCAGGGACAAAGCAAGAGAAAGAGCAAGGGAGAGAACAAGGGAAAAAATGATAATCAGAGGCCTTGAGAAATCTAAACAAAGTTCTGAAGCAAGCCCAAGTAATTTGGGACAGGTATGGTCTTCTACTCCCCTTGAGACTGGTGAGAAAGCATGTTTCTGTAGCCAAGAAATGAAATCTTCTCTGGGAATGATGCCTGAGGTTGAAGAGCCTAGCAACAACAATCACTTGCTAGAGCATCAAATCAATTCTGTAAGCATCAATGAGAAAATTTTGGGCATTGTGGGGCACAATGTCACAGTCTCAAGTGGGGGGAATTTCGCAGAAGATTTTCCGGGATTTCCTGTGAATTGGAACAGCAAAAATGCCAATATGCAGTCCTTTTGCTGCAGAACAACAAGCATGGCGGTGGAGCCATCCACAGGTGATGTACCAGTAAAACTCCCTAGTGCAATTGTCACAGCCACCTCGAAACCTCAAGAAATGAAGCCTACTTCGATTTTCACAACTACCTTCAATGCCCAAGAACAAATGCTTAGTTCAATTTTCATGACCACCCCAAACACTACCCCAGAGCAAAGCCCTAGTTCATATTTCATTACCTCTTCAAATTCTCAACATCAAAACCCTACTTCAAACCTTTTGGCTACCTCAAATAATTCTTTGCAATCTCATTGTCTAGAAAACCAATTCTTTTGA
- the LOC115971906 gene encoding uncharacterized protein LOC115971906 isoform X4: MLHHTSLLLFATKGHGESKVLNNSNSLICAADNIKEASSNNTVSEQLIPSKRTIPKKKSNGGPKQTSPRKRTGKKDRHSKICTAQGPRDRRMRLSLQIARKFFDLQDMLGFDKASKTIEWLFSKSKTAIKELTESTMSQVKQFSCSDVAKSTVSFTSESEVVSENLEIVDDGEFVNRLARVKKNRKIHRVARDSRDKARERARERTREKMIIRGLEKSKQSSEASPSNLGQVWSSTPLETGEKACFCSQEMKSSLGMMPEVEEPSNNNHLLEHQINSVSINEKILGIVGHNVTVSSGGNFAEDFPGFPVNWNSKNANMQSFCCRTTSMAVEPSTGDVPVKLPSAIVTATSKPQEMKPTSIFTTTFNAQEQMLSSIFMTTPNTTPEQSPSSYFITSSNSQHQNPTSNLLATSNNSLQSHCLENQFF, from the exons atGCTGCACCACACTAGTTTATTACTTTTTGCAACAAAAGGTCACGGTGAAAGCAAAGTTCTCAACAACAGTAACTCTCTCATTTGTG CTGCAGATAACATTAAGGAAGCGAGTAGCAACAACACAGTCTCCGAGCAGCTGATTCCTTCTAAAAGAACAATTCCAAAGAAGAAAAGCAATGGTGGTCCAAAACAGACAAGCCCCAGAAAGAGGACTGGTAAGAAGGACAGGCACAGCAAGATCTGTACTGCTCAAGGTCCTAGAGATCGCAGAATGAGGTTGTCCCTTCAGATTGCGCGTAAGTTCTTTGATCTTCAAGACATGTTAGGCTTTGATAAAGCAAGCAAAACCATTGAATGGCTGTTTTCTAAGTCCAAGACTGCAATCAAGGAACTCACAGAAAGTACTATGTCACAAGTGAAGCAATTTAGTTGCAGTGATGTTGCTAAGAGTACTGTCTCATTTACATCAGAAAGTGAAGTGGTTTCAGAAAATTTGGAGATTGTGGAtgatggtgaatttgtcaatcGCTTAGCCAGAGtgaaaaagaacagaaaaatacATAGAGTTGCAAGGGATTCCAGGGACAAAGCAAGAGAAAGAGCAAGGGAGAGAACAAGGGAAAAAATGATAATCAGAGGCCTTGAGAAATCTAAACAAAGTTCTGAAGCAAGCCCAAGTAATTTGGGACAGGTATGGTCTTCTACTCCCCTTGAGACTGGTGAGAAAGCATGTTTCTGTAGCCAAGAAATGAAATCTTCTCTGGGAATGATGCCTGAGGTTGAAGAGCCTAGCAACAACAATCACTTGCTAGAGCATCAAATCAATTCTGTAAGCATCAATGAGAAAATTTTGGGCATTGTGGGGCACAATGTCACAGTCTCAAGTGGGGGGAATTTCGCAGAAGATTTTCCGGGATTTCCTGTGAATTGGAACAGCAAAAATGCCAATATGCAGTCCTTTTGCTGCAGAACAACAAGCATGGCGGTGGAGCCATCCACAGGTGATGTACCAGTAAAACTCCCTAGTGCAATTGTCACAGCCACCTCGAAACCTCAAGAAATGAAGCCTACTTCGATTTTCACAACTACCTTCAATGCCCAAGAACAAATGCTTAGTTCAATTTTCATGACCACCCCAAACACTACCCCAGAGCAAAGCCCTAGTTCATATTTCATTACCTCTTCAAATTCTCAACATCAAAACCCTACTTCAAACCTTTTGGCTACCTCAAATAATTCTTTGCAATCTCATTGTCTAGAAAACCAATTCTTTTGA
- the LOC115971906 gene encoding uncharacterized protein LOC115971906 isoform X5: protein MLHHTSLLLFATKGHGESKVLNNSNSLICDNIKEASSNNTVSEQLIPSKRTIPKKKSNGGPKQTSPRKRTGKKDRHSKICTAQGPRDRRMRLSLQIARKFFDLQDMLGFDKASKTIEWLFSKSKTAIKELTESTMSQVKQFSCSDVAKSTVSFTSESEVVSENLEIVDDGEFVNRLARVKKNRKIHRVARDSRDKARERARERTREKMIIRGLEKSKQSSEASPSNLGQVWSSTPLETGEKACFCSQEMKSSLGMMPEVEEPSNNNHLLEHQINSVSINEKILGIVGHNVTVSSGGNFAEDFPGFPVNWNSKNANMQSFCCRTTSMAVEPSTGDVPVKLPSAIVTATSKPQEMKPTSIFTTTFNAQEQMLSSIFMTTPNTTPEQSPSSYFITSSNSQHQNPTSNLLATSNNSLQSHCLENQFF from the exons atGCTGCACCACACTAGTTTATTACTTTTTGCAACAAAAGGTCACGGTGAAAGCAAAGTTCTCAACAACAGTAACTCTCTCATTTGTG ATAACATTAAGGAAGCGAGTAGCAACAACACAGTCTCCGAGCAGCTGATTCCTTCTAAAAGAACAATTCCAAAGAAGAAAAGCAATGGTGGTCCAAAACAGACAAGCCCCAGAAAGAGGACTGGTAAGAAGGACAGGCACAGCAAGATCTGTACTGCTCAAGGTCCTAGAGATCGCAGAATGAGGTTGTCCCTTCAGATTGCGCGTAAGTTCTTTGATCTTCAAGACATGTTAGGCTTTGATAAAGCAAGCAAAACCATTGAATGGCTGTTTTCTAAGTCCAAGACTGCAATCAAGGAACTCACAGAAAGTACTATGTCACAAGTGAAGCAATTTAGTTGCAGTGATGTTGCTAAGAGTACTGTCTCATTTACATCAGAAAGTGAAGTGGTTTCAGAAAATTTGGAGATTGTGGAtgatggtgaatttgtcaatcGCTTAGCCAGAGtgaaaaagaacagaaaaatacATAGAGTTGCAAGGGATTCCAGGGACAAAGCAAGAGAAAGAGCAAGGGAGAGAACAAGGGAAAAAATGATAATCAGAGGCCTTGAGAAATCTAAACAAAGTTCTGAAGCAAGCCCAAGTAATTTGGGACAGGTATGGTCTTCTACTCCCCTTGAGACTGGTGAGAAAGCATGTTTCTGTAGCCAAGAAATGAAATCTTCTCTGGGAATGATGCCTGAGGTTGAAGAGCCTAGCAACAACAATCACTTGCTAGAGCATCAAATCAATTCTGTAAGCATCAATGAGAAAATTTTGGGCATTGTGGGGCACAATGTCACAGTCTCAAGTGGGGGGAATTTCGCAGAAGATTTTCCGGGATTTCCTGTGAATTGGAACAGCAAAAATGCCAATATGCAGTCCTTTTGCTGCAGAACAACAAGCATGGCGGTGGAGCCATCCACAGGTGATGTACCAGTAAAACTCCCTAGTGCAATTGTCACAGCCACCTCGAAACCTCAAGAAATGAAGCCTACTTCGATTTTCACAACTACCTTCAATGCCCAAGAACAAATGCTTAGTTCAATTTTCATGACCACCCCAAACACTACCCCAGAGCAAAGCCCTAGTTCATATTTCATTACCTCTTCAAATTCTCAACATCAAAACCCTACTTCAAACCTTTTGGCTACCTCAAATAATTCTTTGCAATCTCATTGTCTAGAAAACCAATTCTTTTGA
- the LOC115971906 gene encoding transcription factor TCP12-like isoform X2: MFPCSNSHSPFTYTNQTMLEKCYANDENTSSHWTPLFAEDDDQFFSNPFLQQQFFVGTISSQAQTENSVVAADNIKEASSNNTVSEQLIPSKRTIPKKKSNGGPKQTSPRKRTGKKDRHSKICTAQGPRDRRMRLSLQIARKFFDLQDMLGFDKASKTIEWLFSKSKTAIKELTESTMSQVKQFSCSDVAKSTVSFTSESEVVSENLEIVDDGEFVNRLARVKKNRKIHRVARDSRDKARERARERTREKMIIRGLEKSKQSSEASPSNLGQVWSSTPLETGEKACFCSQEMKSSLGMMPEVEEPSNNNHLLEHQINSVSINEKILGIVGHNVTVSSGGNFAEDFPGFPVNWNSKNANMQSFCCRTTSMAVEPSTGDVPVKLPSAIVTATSKPQEMKPTSIFTTTFNAQEQMLSSIFMTTPNTTPEQSPSSYFITSSNSQHQNPTSNLLATSNNSLQSHCLENQFF, translated from the coding sequence ATGTTTCCTTGTAGCAACAGTCACAGCCCTTTTACATACACCAACCAAACCATGCTTGAGAAGTGCTATGCAAATGATGAAAACACTAGCTCACACTGGACTCCTCTTTTTGCTGAGGATGATGATCAATTTTTTAGTAACCCTTTTTTACAACAGCAATTCTTTGTAGGTACCATTTCTTCTCAAGCTCAGACTGAAAATAGTGTTGTAGCTGCAGATAACATTAAGGAAGCGAGTAGCAACAACACAGTCTCCGAGCAGCTGATTCCTTCTAAAAGAACAATTCCAAAGAAGAAAAGCAATGGTGGTCCAAAACAGACAAGCCCCAGAAAGAGGACTGGTAAGAAGGACAGGCACAGCAAGATCTGTACTGCTCAAGGTCCTAGAGATCGCAGAATGAGGTTGTCCCTTCAGATTGCGCGTAAGTTCTTTGATCTTCAAGACATGTTAGGCTTTGATAAAGCAAGCAAAACCATTGAATGGCTGTTTTCTAAGTCCAAGACTGCAATCAAGGAACTCACAGAAAGTACTATGTCACAAGTGAAGCAATTTAGTTGCAGTGATGTTGCTAAGAGTACTGTCTCATTTACATCAGAAAGTGAAGTGGTTTCAGAAAATTTGGAGATTGTGGAtgatggtgaatttgtcaatcGCTTAGCCAGAGtgaaaaagaacagaaaaatacATAGAGTTGCAAGGGATTCCAGGGACAAAGCAAGAGAAAGAGCAAGGGAGAGAACAAGGGAAAAAATGATAATCAGAGGCCTTGAGAAATCTAAACAAAGTTCTGAAGCAAGCCCAAGTAATTTGGGACAGGTATGGTCTTCTACTCCCCTTGAGACTGGTGAGAAAGCATGTTTCTGTAGCCAAGAAATGAAATCTTCTCTGGGAATGATGCCTGAGGTTGAAGAGCCTAGCAACAACAATCACTTGCTAGAGCATCAAATCAATTCTGTAAGCATCAATGAGAAAATTTTGGGCATTGTGGGGCACAATGTCACAGTCTCAAGTGGGGGGAATTTCGCAGAAGATTTTCCGGGATTTCCTGTGAATTGGAACAGCAAAAATGCCAATATGCAGTCCTTTTGCTGCAGAACAACAAGCATGGCGGTGGAGCCATCCACAGGTGATGTACCAGTAAAACTCCCTAGTGCAATTGTCACAGCCACCTCGAAACCTCAAGAAATGAAGCCTACTTCGATTTTCACAACTACCTTCAATGCCCAAGAACAAATGCTTAGTTCAATTTTCATGACCACCCCAAACACTACCCCAGAGCAAAGCCCTAGTTCATATTTCATTACCTCTTCAAATTCTCAACATCAAAACCCTACTTCAAACCTTTTGGCTACCTCAAATAATTCTTTGCAATCTCATTGTCTAGAAAACCAATTCTTTTGA